TCGACGAGTTCCAGCAGAGCGTTCTTTTGGCCATCTGTGCGTCCTTTTTCCCCGCCTTTGAGCACGGTCCAGCGGGTATGCTCCGGCAGTTTGGTCTGCTTAGCCTCCAGCTTTCTGACATCATCGACAGCCTTGGTGAAGAGTTGGACCACATGGAACCAGTCTACTGTGACCTTGGCGGCCTTGAATTCTTTCTCAATGGCCGAAAGGAAAGCTGGCGACATGTCGCAGACAACCTCGATGACGTTATCGGGATGACCGCCGTGCGCCTCAATGAACGAACAGAACTTCGCCAGGCCTTCTTTGCCTTTGCCGGGGGTCGCGAAGATCACAGGTTTTTCGGTCCGGTCCAGGTCGATGAAAACGGTGATATAGTTGTGTCCGCGTTTGGAGGCCGTCTCATCCAGGCCGACAGCCTTAAGGCTCTTCAGATCCAGTGCGGCAATGGCTTTGGACACATAATGGCGGACGATGCGCCACAAGCGTTTATCCGTGACTTCAACGTGGCGAGCAACGGCGTTGACCGGCATCTCACGGACAAGGGACATGACCACTTGCTCGAAAAGCAGGGTGAAACGACTGCCTTCTCTGGCCCAAGGGACTTCCACCCGGCGGATGCCATGTTCAAGGCAATCAATCCGCGGCACTCGAGCCGTGAGGTAGCAATGATGCTGAAAGAAGTTCAAGTGTCTCCAGGTGTACTCCTTGAAGTCGTGGGCCTTGCATGCGGAACCGCATTTGGGACACGGATACAGGACACCCCGCTCGGCTCCGATCTCTAACATGAGCTTGGTCGGGGTGTCCTCTGTGTCGAGATGTTGGCTCATAACTTTCCAAGGCGGCGTAAGGCCCAGGCCCAAGGCAAAAATTTCTTCAGCAAACATGGCAAGCCCTCCTGCGGAGAGGGCTACCTAAACAGGTTGTGGTCAGTCAATTCCACATCAAACGTCGAAGAACCAGAAGACGATGGTAGCCGAAACTGACGGAGTGGATTCCGCCATAGAGACGAAGCGAGTCGATATCCGAGAAAAGGGAATCCAGAAAGTAGTCTCCCATCCC
This DNA window, taken from Desulfonatronum thiosulfatophilum, encodes the following:
- a CDS encoding ISL3 family transposase gives rise to the protein MFAEEIFALGLGLTPPWKVMSQHLDTEDTPTKLMLEIGAERGVLYPCPKCGSACKAHDFKEYTWRHLNFFQHHCYLTARVPRIDCLEHGIRRVEVPWAREGSRFTLLFEQVVMSLVREMPVNAVARHVEVTDKRLWRIVRHYVSKAIAALDLKSLKAVGLDETASKRGHNYITVFIDLDRTEKPVIFATPGKGKEGLAKFCSFIEAHGGHPDNVIEVVCDMSPAFLSAIEKEFKAAKVTVDWFHVVQLFTKAVDDVRKLEAKQTKLPEHTRWTVLKGGEKGRTDGQKNALLELV